A portion of the Carya illinoinensis cultivar Pawnee chromosome 11, C.illinoinensisPawnee_v1, whole genome shotgun sequence genome contains these proteins:
- the LOC122280359 gene encoding uncharacterized protein LOC122280359, whose amino-acid sequence MDGIESYFGAFNPKGIEGSQYSSFRMTLSNGDDSLKMGLMVNPSLFKDNKTRLFTHIVDYMSTGPNSRESVWLLQSYDDLPKVGLWPTKAFGRFNDFGNQADWGGEVYSPLDQPSPPMGTGIHPHGDTSYAAHSHLIAISYENSQSKFVNPGDAVLYESDPKSYSVSDSGYRNGYWRRLILYDGPGGIKSD is encoded by the exons ATGGATGGAATCGAATCATACTTTGGTGCATTCAACCCCAAAGGTATTGAGGGCTCCCAATATAGCTCATTTCGCATGACACTTTCGAATGGTGATGATAGCTTGAAAATGGGATTGATG GTGAATCCATCATTATTCAAAGATAACAAGACTCGATTGTTTACTCATATCGTG GATTATATGAGCACAGGACCAAATTCAAGAGAATCTGTGTGGCTATTACAATCGTATGATGATCTGCCTAAGGTCGGTCTGTGGCCAACAAAAGCATTTGGAAGATTTAATGACTTCGGTAACCAAGCCGATTGGGGGGGAGAAGTGTATAGTCCTTTGGACCAACCAAGTCCACCTATGGGTACTGGCATTCATCCCCATGGGGACACAAGTTATGCAGCACATAGTCATCTTATTGCAATTTCATATGAGAATTCACAATCTAAATTTGTGAATCCAGGTGATGCAGTGTTATATGAATcagatccaaaatcatatagtGTTTCTGATTCTGGATATCGTAATGGATATTGGAGAcgtttgattttatatgatgGTCCCGGAGGAATAAAAAGTGATTGA